In a single window of the Gloeocapsa sp. PCC 73106 genome:
- the fusA gene encoding elongation factor G, producing MSRTIPLEKVRNIGIAAHIDAGKTTTTERILFYSGIVHKLGEVHEGTAVTDWMEQERERGITITAAAISTSWQGHKINIIDTPGHVDFTIEVERSMRVLDGVIAVFCSVGGVQPQSETVWRQADRYQVPRIAFVNKMDRTGANFFKVYEQIKERLRANVVPIQVPIGAEGDFVGIVDLVRMRALISQDDLGQDVLETDIPEEVSEIVATYRSKLIESVAESDDLLTGKYLEGEELSEAEIRQGIRMATIEGKMVPLLCGSAFKNKGVQLLLDAVVDYLPAPTEVPPIKGTLADGSEGERKASDEEPFAALAFKIAADPFGRLTFLRVYSGILAKGSYAYNATKDQKERISRLIVLKSNERIEVEELRAGDLGAAIGLKNTITGDTLCDENKPIILESLFVPEPVISVAVEPKTKQDMEKLSKALQALSDEDPTFRVRVDPETNQTVIAGMGELHLEILVDRMLREYKVEANVGQPQVAYRETVRKKSEAEGKFIRQSGGKGQYGHVIIQLEPGEMGSGFQFVSKIIGGTIPKEYVAPVEQGMKEACESGILAGYPMIDVKATLLDGSYHDVDSSEMAFKIAGSMAIKEAVLKASPVILEPMMKVEIEVPEDFLGDVIADLNSRRGNIEGMNSTSGIAQIISKVPLAEMFGYATDIRSKTQGRGIFTMEFSKYDEVPRNIAEAIIAKSKGNA from the coding sequence GTGTCACGAACTATCCCGCTGGAAAAAGTCCGTAATATTGGGATTGCGGCCCACATAGATGCAGGCAAAACCACAACTACAGAACGTATACTATTTTATTCAGGAATAGTACACAAGCTAGGTGAAGTCCATGAAGGTACAGCAGTAACAGATTGGATGGAACAAGAGCGGGAGCGAGGCATTACCATTACGGCGGCAGCGATCAGCACCAGTTGGCAAGGTCACAAAATAAACATCATCGACACCCCAGGACACGTAGACTTCACCATAGAAGTAGAGCGATCGATGCGGGTACTAGATGGTGTAATAGCCGTGTTTTGCTCAGTAGGAGGAGTACAACCCCAGTCTGAGACAGTATGGCGCCAAGCAGATCGTTACCAGGTACCGAGAATCGCCTTTGTCAACAAAATGGATCGCACTGGTGCCAATTTCTTCAAAGTATATGAACAAATAAAAGAACGTCTAAGAGCCAATGTAGTGCCAATTCAAGTGCCCATTGGTGCAGAAGGTGACTTTGTGGGGATCGTCGACTTAGTGAGGATGCGAGCTCTCATCTCCCAAGATGACTTAGGGCAAGATGTCTTAGAAACAGATATCCCAGAAGAAGTATCAGAGATAGTAGCAACCTATCGGAGTAAATTGATCGAATCAGTTGCAGAAAGCGATGATCTTCTGACAGGGAAGTATCTAGAAGGAGAAGAGCTAAGCGAAGCAGAAATACGTCAAGGTATTCGTATGGCAACAATTGAGGGTAAAATGGTGCCCCTGCTCTGTGGCTCGGCATTTAAAAACAAAGGAGTACAACTACTACTAGACGCAGTAGTAGACTATCTACCAGCTCCTACGGAAGTGCCACCAATTAAAGGAACCTTAGCAGATGGGAGCGAAGGAGAAAGAAAAGCAAGTGATGAAGAACCATTTGCAGCTCTAGCTTTTAAGATAGCCGCTGATCCTTTTGGACGCTTGACCTTTTTGAGAGTCTACTCAGGGATACTAGCTAAAGGAAGTTACGCCTACAACGCCACTAAAGACCAAAAAGAACGTATTTCCCGCCTGATCGTCCTTAAATCAAACGAACGGATCGAAGTAGAAGAACTGAGAGCAGGAGATTTAGGAGCAGCGATCGGGTTAAAAAATACGATCACAGGAGATACACTCTGCGATGAAAACAAACCCATTATCCTTGAATCTCTGTTTGTACCAGAACCAGTGATTTCCGTAGCGGTAGAGCCAAAAACTAAACAGGATATGGAGAAACTCTCCAAAGCTCTGCAAGCTCTCTCGGATGAGGATCCAACCTTCCGCGTCAGAGTAGATCCAGAAACCAACCAAACGGTGATCGCCGGCATGGGAGAGTTACATCTGGAAATCCTGGTAGATCGAATGCTACGAGAATACAAAGTAGAAGCAAACGTCGGTCAACCCCAAGTTGCTTACAGAGAAACCGTACGCAAAAAAAGTGAAGCAGAAGGCAAATTTATTCGCCAAAGCGGTGGAAAAGGACAATACGGCCACGTTATCATCCAACTGGAACCAGGAGAAATGGGAAGCGGCTTTCAATTCGTATCCAAAATCATTGGGGGTACTATTCCTAAAGAATACGTCGCCCCGGTAGAACAGGGCATGAAAGAAGCCTGTGAATCAGGAATCTTGGCAGGATATCCTATGATTGACGTTAAAGCAACACTTCTAGACGGTTCCTACCATGATGTGGATTCTTCAGAAATGGCGTTTAAAATCGCCGGCTCAATGGCAATCAAAGAGGCAGTACTCAAAGCCTCGCCAGTGATCCTCGAGCCAATGATGAAGGTAGAGATAGAAGTCCCTGAGGATTTCTTAGGAGACGTCATCGCAGATCTCAACTCCCGTAGAGGCAATATTGAAGGCATGAACTCAACTAGTGGCATAGCTCAAATTATCTCTAAGGTACCCTTAGCAGAAATGTTTGGTTACGCCACAGATATACGCTCAAAAACCCAAGGACGTGGTATCTTCACAATGGAGTTCAGTAAATACGATGAGGTACCTCGCAATATCGCGGAAGCCATCATCGCTAAAAGCAAAGGGAACGCATAA
- the rppB gene encoding two-component system sensor histidine kinase RppB: protein MTNQLFRQTRWRLGSWYASIISVILGVLGWGVYEAIVHAHQITVEQELTVVAQTIHNSLEPILKTPGKLDEAVERLLPNFCTVNKPCELKHDTYLSQYYLRLFNLETELIAIAGTRIDSSIFSFNQEKIFIDNRNNRYLQIIYTLHTQDGKEWGYLLVGRSLKDFDAYLRRVGWILLLGLPVIIILVTLTAWWLAGLAMKPIHRSYQQIQQFTSDAAHELRTPLAALRATLEATLMLPNLSEKEIRETLETLQRQQLRLADLVADLLLLSRLDWDGKDKALASSRLECVCLNDLLSDLVEELGALALASEITLSYQCPFNQLVIIKGDPEKIYRLVFNLVVNGIENTPKQGKVSLELTQNKDRAVIRVRDTGVGIAKTEQPYIFDRFYRVNKARTRNKGGSGLGLAIAQAIAFSHQGTIKVESALGEGSIFTVSLGQIVDRED from the coding sequence ATGACAAATCAATTATTTAGACAAACTCGTTGGCGCTTAGGGAGTTGGTACGCTTCTATTATAAGCGTAATTCTAGGAGTATTAGGCTGGGGTGTTTATGAAGCGATCGTTCATGCTCACCAAATCACCGTAGAGCAAGAATTAACCGTAGTCGCACAAACCATTCATAATAGTTTAGAACCTATACTAAAAACGCCTGGGAAATTAGATGAAGCAGTAGAGCGATTATTACCCAACTTCTGTACTGTGAATAAACCCTGTGAATTAAAACATGATACTTATTTGTCTCAATACTATCTAAGATTATTTAACTTAGAAACAGAATTAATAGCGATCGCAGGAACTAGAATTGATAGTAGCATTTTTAGCTTTAATCAAGAAAAAATTTTTATCGATAATAGAAATAATCGCTATCTACAAATCATTTATACTCTTCACACCCAAGACGGTAAAGAATGGGGCTATTTATTAGTCGGAAGGAGTCTCAAAGACTTTGACGCTTATCTTAGGCGCGTCGGTTGGATTCTGCTCTTAGGATTGCCAGTGATAATTATTCTCGTGACCCTTACGGCTTGGTGGTTAGCGGGATTAGCGATGAAACCTATCCACCGATCCTATCAGCAAATTCAACAATTTACCTCTGATGCAGCCCATGAGTTAAGAACACCCCTCGCCGCTTTAAGAGCAACGCTAGAGGCTACTTTAATGTTGCCAAACTTGAGTGAGAAAGAAATTAGAGAGACTTTAGAAACTTTGCAGCGTCAACAACTTCGACTCGCCGATTTAGTAGCTGACTTATTGCTGCTTTCTCGTTTAGATTGGGATGGAAAAGACAAAGCCTTAGCTTCAAGTAGACTAGAGTGCGTCTGTCTCAATGATTTGCTTAGCGATTTGGTTGAAGAATTGGGAGCTTTAGCTTTAGCTTCTGAGATAACTTTAAGCTATCAATGCCCATTTAACCAACTAGTAATAATTAAAGGCGATCCAGAGAAAATCTATCGTTTGGTTTTTAATCTCGTGGTCAATGGGATTGAGAATACCCCAAAACAGGGTAAAGTTAGCTTGGAATTAACACAAAATAAAGATCGAGCTGTAATTAGAGTTAGAGATACAGGTGTAGGTATAGCCAAAACAGAACAGCCTTATATTTTCGATCGCTTTTATCGTGTCAACAAAGCTCGCACCAGAAATAAAGGAGGATCAGGATTAGGTTTAGCGATCGCCCAAGCCATCGCCTTTAGTCATCAAGGTACAATTAAAGTTGAGAGCGCTTTAGGAGAGGGTAGTATTTTCACTGTTTCCCTCGGTCAGATCGTGGATCGAGAGGATTAA
- a CDS encoding DUF937 domain-containing protein, with translation MGLFFDVLSAINNPNQAASIDQLSQVTNSVNDVASTNGLDPSNMQGVMSSLSGFLRPALQQKMAGGSNPLESMMGQFTGGGGAGLSDLTSLLPGNLQTEMISGMAQKTGLDSSMLQGMLPKLLPAVMGLLNMGKTTGGMGGGNPLLKAFLDSDRDGDVDLGDVFKFSNRFLNPAR, from the coding sequence ATGGGCCTTTTTTTCGATGTCCTGAGTGCCATCAATAATCCCAATCAAGCCGCGAGTATTGACCAACTGAGTCAAGTTACCAACAGTGTTAATGACGTAGCTAGTACCAATGGCTTAGACCCCTCCAACATGCAAGGAGTTATGTCATCCTTAAGCGGTTTTCTGCGCCCCGCTCTTCAACAAAAAATGGCGGGGGGAAGTAACCCTTTAGAAAGTATGATGGGTCAATTTACCGGAGGAGGAGGCGCGGGGTTATCCGATCTCACCTCGCTCTTACCTGGAAATTTACAAACAGAGATGATTAGCGGGATGGCTCAAAAAACGGGGTTAGATAGCTCTATGCTCCAAGGAATGCTTCCTAAATTATTACCTGCAGTCATGGGTTTGCTCAACATGGGTAAAACGACTGGAGGAATGGGAGGAGGTAATCCCCTACTCAAGGCTTTTTTAGATAGCGATCGCGATGGAGATGTAGATCTCGGCGATGTTTTCAAATTTTCCAATCGTTTTCTCAACCCAGCCCGATAA
- the rpsJ gene encoding 30S ribosomal protein S10, with protein MQQQKIRIRLKAFDRRLLDTSCEKIVETANRTNATAIGPIPLPTRRKIYCVLRSPHVDKDSREHFETRTHRRIIDIYQPSSKTVDALMKLDLPAGVDIEVKL; from the coding sequence ATTCAACAACAAAAAATTCGCATTCGTCTTAAAGCTTTTGATCGTCGTCTGTTAGACACATCCTGTGAAAAAATCGTAGAAACCGCCAATAGAACCAACGCTACAGCAATCGGTCCCATTCCTTTACCCACCAGGCGCAAAATTTACTGCGTTTTACGTTCTCCTCACGTAGATAAAGACTCTCGAGAACATTTTGAAACGCGCACCCATCGTCGAATTATCGATATTTATCAACCATCCTCTAAAACCGTCGACGCTTTGATGAAACTTGATTTACCCGCCGGGGTAGATATTGAAGTAAAACTGTAA
- the rppA gene encoding two-component system response regulator RppA — MTRILLVEDEADLGAAIKIVLVEHKYIVDWVQTGIEAWQYLDGSSIYTLGIFDWLLPGMSGIELLQNLRRQHNPLPVLLLTAKDSEVDKITGLDQGADDYLVKPFGMAELLARLRALQRRSPQLGPQQLQLGNLILDYLTYSVFYQQPKGEKVQIALTHKEFQLLEYFMRHPQQILTREQILNQLWEWGAEPMSNVVAAQMRLLRRKLAQYHCDNLIETVYGLGYRLNCS, encoded by the coding sequence ATGACTAGAATTTTGTTAGTTGAAGATGAAGCCGATCTAGGCGCGGCTATTAAGATTGTCTTAGTTGAACATAAGTATATCGTCGACTGGGTACAGACGGGTATTGAAGCTTGGCAGTATTTAGATGGCTCCTCAATTTATACCCTGGGAATTTTTGACTGGCTACTTCCTGGTATGTCGGGAATCGAATTATTGCAAAATCTGAGAAGACAGCACAATCCTCTCCCAGTTTTGCTATTAACGGCTAAAGATTCTGAAGTCGATAAAATCACTGGATTAGATCAAGGAGCCGATGACTACTTGGTGAAACCCTTTGGTATGGCGGAGCTTTTAGCTAGATTAAGGGCCTTGCAACGTCGTTCACCTCAACTAGGACCGCAACAGCTACAATTGGGTAATTTAATCTTAGACTATTTAACTTATAGCGTTTTTTATCAGCAACCAAAGGGAGAAAAAGTGCAGATTGCCTTAACTCACAAAGAATTTCAGCTTTTGGAGTATTTTATGCGTCATCCTCAGCAAATTTTGACTCGAGAGCAAATTCTCAATCAATTGTGGGAATGGGGAGCAGAGCCGATGAGCAATGTAGTGGCCGCTCAGATGCGTCTATTAAGGCGTAAGTTGGCTCAGTATCACTGTGATAATCTAATTGAGACTGTTTATGGTTTGGGTTACCGTCTTAATTGTAGTTAG
- the tuf gene encoding elongation factor Tu encodes MARAKFERNKDHANIGTIGHVDHGKTTLTAAITMTLSALGQAKARKYDEIDAAPEEKARGITINTAHVEYETDFRHYAHVDCPGHADYVKNMITGAAQMDGGILVVSAADGPMPQTREHILLARQVGVPNLVVFLNKQDMVDDEELLELVELEVRELLTEYGFPGDDIPIVAGSALQALEHMVANPKTKKGDNEWVDKIHALMDNVDAYIPTPEREIDKPFLMAVEDVFSITGRGTVATGRIERGKVKVGETVELVGIRNTRSTTVTGVEMFQKTLDEGMAGDNVGLLLRGLNKDDIERGMVLAKPGSITPHTKFESEVYVLKKEEGGRHTPFFAGYRPQFYVRTTDVTGTIDAYTADDGSAVEMVMPGDRIKMTVKLINPIAIEQGMRFAIREGGRTIGAGVVSKILE; translated from the coding sequence ATGGCACGCGCAAAGTTTGAACGGAATAAAGATCACGCTAACATTGGTACCATCGGTCACGTTGACCACGGTAAAACAACCTTAACAGCGGCAATTACCATGACTCTCTCGGCTTTAGGTCAAGCAAAAGCCAGAAAGTACGACGAAATTGATGCAGCACCCGAAGAAAAAGCACGGGGAATCACCATCAACACCGCTCACGTAGAGTACGAAACCGATTTCCGTCACTACGCCCACGTGGACTGTCCCGGACACGCAGACTATGTTAAAAACATGATCACCGGTGCAGCTCAAATGGATGGAGGGATATTAGTAGTATCAGCGGCGGACGGACCCATGCCCCAAACTCGTGAACATATCCTCCTAGCTCGTCAAGTAGGTGTACCTAACCTAGTGGTATTCCTGAACAAGCAGGATATGGTAGACGATGAAGAACTACTGGAACTGGTAGAGTTAGAAGTACGTGAACTACTTACCGAGTACGGCTTCCCAGGAGATGATATCCCCATCGTGGCCGGTTCAGCACTTCAAGCTCTAGAACACATGGTCGCTAACCCCAAAACTAAAAAAGGTGACAATGAGTGGGTAGATAAAATCCATGCTCTCATGGATAACGTCGACGCCTACATTCCAACTCCCGAAAGAGAAATCGATAAACCCTTCTTGATGGCAGTAGAAGACGTATTCTCGATTACCGGTCGTGGTACCGTGGCAACGGGTCGGATCGAACGGGGTAAAGTAAAAGTAGGTGAAACCGTCGAACTAGTGGGTATTAGAAACACCAGAAGCACTACCGTAACCGGTGTAGAAATGTTCCAAAAAACACTAGACGAAGGGATGGCAGGAGATAACGTCGGTCTATTGCTACGGGGTCTTAACAAAGACGACATCGAAAGAGGAATGGTATTGGCTAAACCCGGGAGCATCACCCCTCATACTAAGTTTGAGTCAGAAGTATACGTACTCAAAAAAGAAGAAGGCGGTCGTCATACTCCATTCTTCGCCGGTTACCGTCCTCAATTCTACGTTCGTACTACTGACGTAACTGGAACAATCGACGCCTACACCGCAGACGATGGTAGCGCAGTAGAAATGGTAATGCCAGGCGATCGCATCAAAATGACCGTAAAACTCATCAACCCGATCGCCATCGAACAAGGAATGCGTTTTGCTATCCGCGAAGGTGGACGAACCATCGGAGCCGGCGTAGTATCTAAAATCCTTGAGTAA
- a CDS encoding PAS domain S-box protein, translating into MNIKILFFMLSYVVISLILFKKLSSKNPKQLLSEKKADDDALSLDEIMHQALIETDIDSFIEQIIPKIATTLRVDYIQILELLPNRFALFFKAGQGWAQGLVGAATVSRARDNLFGYTLATKDPVIIVDLPIETRFRGGPLLDNHCITSGVALGIGTKEEKYGLLGVYSKSNREFTPAEIKFLVSISYLLAFVFHNQHQQEELKLFKRALDASSNGVVITDALASDNPVVYVNQSFTKITGYSSEEVTGNNCRFLQGKERLQPEIEEIRNAIAQGKECYTILRNYRQDGTLFWNELYLTPICDRHGSLTHFLGIQSDITNRKIAEQALFESESRFRAIFEQAAVGMAQVSLDGRFLQVNQKACELWGYYPTELIQLRFQDLIHPEEREKSDHLFQALLDHQLPTFTEERRYLHRGGSIVWAQVTVSLVEEKQSTSPYLIAVIVDITERKQLEKAKLADEKRFNSILASLKDGVWSMDLKNQEILYVNQTLRKICGYHLGKLPENLENVYATDRPRVEKISENFLSEQTSKDLEYRIVRPDGEVRWIRDRAQFIYDSTGNPVRIDGIITDITERKQIEEQLRQERDLLNGITQTSVAAIMVLDLEGKIIFANERAEEILAIGQEQLLNSDYNSNVWKIKDFDGNPLPQEVLPFSRVMKTQKPVFEVLHTIEWPDHTLRFLSVNGAPLRKSSGEISGVVICINDITEQQTLEQRLIYNAFYDPLTRLPNRILFTELLHDCVEKRRHEPNYLFAVLFLDVDRFKLVNDTYGHQVGDNLLIYFAHRIKKCLRHHDTLARLSGDEFAILLDQLTQEEDAILVAKDIQARLKSAFYLNGQEVFTSVSIGITFSSIGYQSATDLLRDADLSMYKVKENGRAGYQVFAQNMHDELLNRVRLETELRKALERKEFCLYYQPILALKTGKIVGFEALIRWKHPQYGLVSPGDFIPLAEETGLIVNMGKWVLAQACQQLQTWQQQYISAHSLTMSVNISARQLKEPDLVSTVEEILQDTQIDQRLLKLEITETVLMENEAVSIKILEKLQKQGISLCLDDFGTGYSSLSYLHHFPVNVLKVDQSFVQRIGDQSGKIEIIQGIIALAHSLNMEVIAEGIETRKQFDFLKSSYCEYGQGYFFSRPLDSIAAERLLQDG; encoded by the coding sequence ATGAATATTAAAATCCTTTTTTTCATGTTAAGTTATGTAGTGATTAGCTTAATCTTGTTCAAAAAGCTATCATCAAAAAACCCCAAGCAACTATTATCGGAAAAAAAAGCTGATGATGACGCTTTAAGTCTGGATGAAATCATGCATCAAGCTTTGATTGAAACAGATATTGATAGTTTTATCGAGCAAATTATTCCTAAAATAGCTACTACTCTTCGAGTTGATTATATCCAAATTTTAGAATTATTGCCTAATCGATTTGCTTTATTTTTTAAAGCAGGTCAGGGTTGGGCACAGGGATTGGTAGGCGCCGCTACCGTCTCTAGGGCTAGAGATAACTTATTTGGCTACACTCTAGCTACTAAAGACCCGGTAATTATCGTAGATTTACCCATAGAAACTCGCTTCCGCGGCGGTCCTCTACTAGATAATCATTGTATTACTAGTGGGGTAGCTCTGGGGATTGGAACAAAGGAAGAAAAATACGGTCTGCTGGGTGTTTATAGTAAAAGCAACCGCGAATTTACCCCAGCAGAGATCAAGTTTTTAGTCTCAATTAGTTATTTGTTAGCCTTTGTTTTCCACAATCAACATCAACAGGAAGAACTAAAATTATTCAAAAGAGCACTAGACGCTAGCTCTAATGGCGTTGTGATCACCGATGCTTTGGCGTCAGATAATCCAGTGGTTTACGTAAATCAAAGCTTTACTAAGATCACCGGTTATAGTTCAGAGGAAGTAACGGGGAATAATTGTCGCTTTTTACAAGGAAAAGAGCGCCTACAACCAGAAATAGAAGAGATACGCAACGCGATCGCCCAAGGAAAGGAATGCTATACAATACTGCGGAATTATCGCCAGGATGGTACCCTCTTCTGGAATGAATTATATCTTACCCCTATTTGCGATCGCCACGGTTCTTTGACCCATTTTCTCGGTATTCAAAGCGATATTACTAATAGGAAAATAGCCGAACAAGCCCTATTTGAAAGCGAATCCCGTTTTAGAGCAATCTTTGAACAAGCCGCTGTGGGAATGGCTCAAGTTTCCCTCGATGGTCGTTTTCTTCAAGTTAATCAAAAAGCTTGTGAACTTTGGGGCTATTATCCTACAGAGTTAATACAATTAAGGTTTCAAGATCTAATCCATCCTGAGGAGAGAGAGAAGAGTGATCATCTTTTTCAAGCCTTATTAGACCATCAATTGCCTACTTTTACCGAAGAAAGGCGTTATCTTCATCGCGGCGGTTCTATTGTCTGGGCACAGGTGACCGTATCTCTAGTCGAAGAAAAACAGAGTACAAGCCCCTATTTGATCGCGGTTATCGTCGATATTACTGAACGTAAACAACTGGAGAAGGCAAAACTAGCCGATGAAAAAAGATTTAATAGCATTTTAGCTTCTCTTAAAGATGGGGTTTGGTCCATGGATTTAAAAAATCAGGAAATTCTCTACGTTAACCAAACTCTAAGGAAGATTTGTGGTTACCATTTGGGTAAATTACCAGAAAATTTGGAGAATGTCTATGCTACCGATCGCCCTAGAGTTGAGAAAATTTCAGAAAATTTCTTATCTGAGCAAACGAGCAAAGATTTAGAATACAGAATCGTTAGACCCGATGGAGAAGTGCGCTGGATACGCGATCGGGCTCAATTTATTTACGATAGCACTGGCAACCCGGTAAGAATTGATGGTATTATCACGGATATTACCGAACGTAAGCAGATAGAGGAGCAACTACGTCAGGAAAGAGATTTACTCAACGGTATCACTCAAACCAGTGTAGCGGCGATTATGGTGTTAGATCTAGAAGGAAAAATTATCTTTGCTAACGAGCGCGCTGAAGAAATCCTCGCTATTGGTCAAGAACAATTACTAAACTCTGACTATAACTCCAATGTTTGGAAAATTAAAGACTTTGATGGGAATCCCCTACCCCAGGAAGTTTTACCCTTTAGTAGGGTGATGAAGACACAAAAACCAGTTTTTGAAGTTTTGCACACCATAGAATGGCCCGATCATACCCTCAGATTTTTATCGGTCAATGGCGCTCCTTTGCGCAAATCCTCCGGAGAAATCAGCGGTGTAGTTATCTGTATCAATGATATCACCGAGCAACAGACCTTAGAACAAAGACTGATTTATAACGCCTTTTATGATCCTTTGACGCGTTTACCGAATCGGATTCTCTTTACAGAATTACTCCACGATTGCGTTGAAAAACGGCGTCACGAGCCCAATTATCTCTTTGCTGTCTTATTTTTAGACGTAGATCGCTTTAAATTAGTCAATGATACTTACGGACATCAGGTAGGCGATAATTTGCTTATTTATTTTGCACACAGAATCAAAAAGTGTCTACGTCATCACGATACCCTCGCTAGACTCAGTGGAGATGAATTCGCCATACTCTTAGATCAACTGACTCAAGAAGAAGACGCTATCTTAGTGGCTAAGGATATCCAAGCTAGATTAAAATCTGCTTTTTATCTTAATGGACAAGAAGTGTTTACTTCTGTCAGTATCGGTATAACTTTTAGCTCCATCGGTTATCAAAGCGCTACAGATTTACTACGAGATGCGGATTTGAGTATGTATAAGGTTAAAGAAAATGGGCGCGCAGGTTACCAAGTTTTCGCCCAAAATATGCACGATGAGCTCCTCAATCGCGTGCGTCTAGAAACAGAATTGCGCAAAGCTTTAGAAAGAAAGGAGTTTTGTCTTTATTATCAGCCAATTTTAGCGTTGAAAACTGGAAAAATAGTAGGTTTTGAAGCCTTAATTCGTTGGAAGCATCCCCAGTATGGTTTAGTCTCCCCAGGCGATTTTATTCCTCTAGCTGAAGAAACGGGCTTAATCGTTAATATGGGTAAGTGGGTGCTAGCGCAAGCTTGTCAACAACTGCAAACTTGGCAACAACAATATATTTCTGCCCATTCTTTGACGATGAGTGTTAATATTTCAGCGAGACAGTTAAAAGAACCCGATTTAGTGAGCACTGTGGAGGAAATTCTGCAGGATACTCAAATAGACCAACGTCTCTTGAAGTTGGAAATCACCGAAACCGTGTTGATGGAAAATGAGGCTGTGAGTATCAAGATCCTAGAAAAGCTGCAAAAACAAGGAATTTCTTTATGCTTAGATGATTTTGGAACGGGATACTCTTCTTTGTCTTATCTCCATCATTTCCCGGTGAACGTTTTAAAAGTAGATCAATCTTTTGTGCAACGTATCGGCGATCAATCGGGCAAAATAGAAATTATTCAGGGAATTATTGCTCTAGCTCACAGTCTCAATATGGAAGTAATCGCAGAAGGGATCGAAACTAGAAAACAATTCGATTTTTTGAAGTCTAGTTATTGCGAGTATGGACAGGGATATTTTTTCTCTCGTCCCCTAGACTCGATAGCTGCAGAGCGACTACTGCAAGACGGTTAA